A single region of the Halorussus gelatinilyticus genome encodes:
- a CDS encoding ABC transporter ATP-binding protein — translation MATVTLDHLRKEYDNGQIVAVDDVSLTVEDGEFVTVVGPSGCGKSTTLRMIAGLERPTDGRIYVGNDDVTGVHARKRDVAMVFQNYALYPHKTVEQNMAFGLRMSTDLSKDERRETVRETAEMMGIEDLLDQKPDELSGGQKQRVALGRAIVRDPDVFLFDEPLSNLDAKLRTTMRTEIQRLQNELGTTSVYVTHDQEEAMTMGDRIVILNGGELQQSGVPKEVYNDPANEFVGGFIGSPSMNFLTVTVEESGGTTRLVGEDGFEYGLTDERLRNAVRGREQVRLGIRPEDVRVAEPGLDAVETTVEVIEPVGSDNYLHLALGEDSIARVASDVEPDTGETIHVSFDPSDLHLFDASDGESLLYEAERSATPTV, via the coding sequence ATGGCGACTGTAACACTGGACCACCTTCGAAAGGAGTACGACAACGGACAGATCGTGGCCGTCGACGACGTGAGTCTGACGGTCGAGGACGGGGAGTTCGTCACCGTCGTCGGCCCGTCCGGCTGCGGCAAATCGACGACCCTGCGGATGATAGCCGGCCTCGAACGGCCGACCGACGGGCGCATCTACGTCGGCAACGACGACGTGACCGGCGTCCACGCCCGGAAGCGCGACGTGGCGATGGTGTTCCAGAACTACGCGCTCTACCCGCACAAGACCGTCGAACAGAACATGGCCTTCGGCCTGCGGATGAGCACCGACCTCTCGAAGGACGAGCGACGCGAGACGGTCCGGGAGACCGCCGAGATGATGGGCATCGAGGACCTCCTCGACCAGAAGCCCGACGAACTGTCGGGCGGCCAGAAGCAGCGCGTGGCGCTCGGGCGCGCCATCGTCCGGGACCCCGACGTGTTCCTGTTCGACGAACCGCTCTCGAACCTCGACGCGAAGCTCCGGACCACGATGCGCACCGAGATTCAGCGCCTCCAGAACGAACTGGGGACCACCTCCGTCTACGTGACCCACGACCAGGAGGAGGCGATGACGATGGGCGACCGCATCGTCATCCTGAACGGCGGCGAACTCCAGCAGAGCGGCGTCCCGAAGGAGGTGTACAACGACCCGGCCAACGAGTTCGTCGGCGGGTTCATCGGCTCGCCCAGCATGAACTTCCTGACGGTGACCGTCGAGGAGAGCGGCGGGACGACCCGACTCGTCGGCGAGGACGGCTTCGAGTACGGACTCACCGACGAGCGTCTCCGGAACGCGGTCCGAGGCCGCGAGCAGGTCAGACTCGGGATTCGGCCCGAGGACGTTCGGGTCGCGGAGCCGGGACTCGACGCGGTCGAGACGACCGTTGAGGTCATCGAACCGGTCGGGTCGGACAACTACCTCCACCTCGCGCTCGGCGAGGACTCCATCGCGCGGGTCGCTTCGGACGTGGAACCCGACACCGGCGAGACGATTCACGTCTCGTTCGACCCGTCGGACCTCCACCTCTTCGACGCGAGCGACGGCGAGTCGCTGCTCTACGAGGCCGAGCGGTCCGCGACGCCGACGGTCTGA
- a CDS encoding extracellular solute-binding protein, whose amino-acid sequence MTMNRRKALKSIGVSGVVGVLAGCASVQENGETTTSGDGAGTTDGDDSTQTETTETGPAGTAKAWYRLQNTELEARKEALSQFNADSKHTIEGSDVSDLKKKTTSAIPAGQGPHVFDWAHDWVGDYLQRGFVVDRSDQLNVDLNTFTDAAAGAVQFDGNVVGLPYAAETVSLVYNKDMVDEPPETVADMKSVMKEHHDPQNGTYGLSYPFDPYFVSAWAQAFGGYYFDPDKDPQLGLTKSETVKGIEFALDNLKPYMPKDPSYGAQAAPFSEGNAAFAINGPWYLTTLKEKGVNFGVASLPKLESGQPRPLTGIQMWYFSKAMGEDGADTAAAQSFVEWYVTNEDLLTTAAEEHGSIPVLESLSGSDALPSDVQAFSETVSQGVPMPTHPKMGKVWQPLTDALTKVYNGDAGVEPAMKQAEKTVRENWE is encoded by the coding sequence ATGACAATGAATCGCAGAAAAGCGCTAAAGAGCATCGGTGTGAGCGGTGTCGTCGGTGTTCTGGCGGGTTGCGCGAGCGTGCAGGAGAACGGCGAGACGACGACCAGCGGCGACGGCGCTGGGACGACCGACGGAGACGACTCCACTCAGACCGAGACCACCGAGACCGGTCCCGCGGGGACCGCGAAGGCGTGGTACAGACTCCAGAACACGGAACTGGAAGCTCGGAAGGAGGCGCTGTCGCAGTTCAACGCCGACTCCAAGCACACCATCGAAGGGTCGGACGTCTCCGACCTGAAGAAGAAGACGACCAGCGCGATTCCGGCGGGACAGGGACCGCACGTCTTCGACTGGGCTCACGACTGGGTCGGCGACTACCTCCAGCGCGGGTTCGTCGTCGACCGCAGCGACCAACTGAACGTCGACCTCAACACGTTCACCGACGCCGCCGCAGGGGCCGTCCAGTTCGACGGTAACGTGGTCGGACTCCCGTACGCTGCCGAGACGGTGTCGCTAGTCTACAACAAGGACATGGTCGACGAACCGCCCGAGACCGTCGCGGACATGAAGTCGGTGATGAAGGAACACCACGACCCGCAGAACGGCACCTACGGGCTGAGCTACCCCTTCGACCCGTACTTCGTCAGCGCGTGGGCGCAGGCGTTCGGCGGCTACTACTTCGACCCGGACAAGGACCCTCAGCTCGGGCTGACGAAGTCCGAGACGGTAAAGGGAATCGAGTTCGCGCTCGACAACCTCAAGCCCTACATGCCCAAAGACCCCAGCTACGGGGCGCAGGCCGCGCCGTTCTCGGAGGGGAACGCCGCGTTCGCTATCAACGGACCGTGGTACCTGACCACGCTGAAAGAGAAGGGCGTCAACTTCGGAGTCGCGAGTCTCCCCAAACTGGAGAGCGGCCAGCCCCGACCGCTCACCGGCATCCAGATGTGGTACTTCTCGAAGGCCATGGGTGAGGACGGAGCCGACACCGCCGCGGCCCAGTCGTTCGTCGAGTGGTACGTCACCAACGAGGACCTCCTGACGACGGCCGCCGAAGAACACGGGAGCATCCCGGTCCTCGAGAGCCTCAGCGGGAGCGACGCTCTGCCCAGCGACGTGCAGGCGTTCTCCGAGACGGTCTCGCAGGGCGTCCCGATGCCGACCCATCCGAAGATGGGTAAGGTGTGGCAACCGCTCACCGACGCGCTCACGAAGGTGTACAACGGCGACGCCGGCGTCGAACCAGCGATGAAACAGGCCGAGAAGACCGTTCGAGAGAACTGGGAGTAG
- a CDS encoding carbohydrate ABC transporter permease has translation MSTVSRVAGRVEEVPFLEREDASLLLVLPGLFVFSAFMLFPILYLLGISFTNAEPATLFAGDGAMSVLTFGEASFVGLRNYVTILTDPNFWNSFGITWLFVATSVTLKLTLSIGVALIVTGDRVRGKRLMRSLIIIPMGLPAIFTITVWRGIFSSAEFGLANQVLDALGFASVSWLSERWMAFLAYNVTEAWLAYPFMVIITVSALQDVPEELHEAAKVDGAGYLARFLHVTLPSIKRPVLFAAILTAAASFQQFLIPYVFNQGGPARANELMVVYGYREAFTYFQYGQGAAISLVAVAFIGAFMWLNVKRGKLADGVGDT, from the coding sequence ATGAGTACCGTCTCTCGCGTCGCTGGCCGGGTCGAGGAGGTGCCCTTCCTCGAACGGGAAGACGCGTCGCTGCTACTCGTCCTCCCAGGGCTGTTCGTCTTCTCGGCGTTCATGCTGTTCCCGATACTGTACCTGCTCGGCATCTCGTTCACGAACGCCGAGCCCGCGACCCTGTTCGCCGGCGACGGCGCCATGTCGGTGCTGACCTTCGGAGAGGCGTCGTTCGTCGGTCTTCGCAACTACGTCACGATTCTGACCGACCCGAACTTCTGGAACTCGTTCGGCATCACGTGGCTGTTCGTCGCCACGAGCGTCACGCTGAAACTCACCCTGAGCATCGGCGTCGCGCTGATAGTCACGGGCGACCGGGTCCGGGGCAAGCGACTGATGCGGTCGCTCATCATCATCCCGATGGGCCTGCCCGCCATCTTCACCATCACGGTGTGGCGCGGCATCTTCAGTTCCGCGGAGTTCGGACTGGCGAATCAGGTTCTTGACGCGCTCGGGTTCGCGTCGGTGTCGTGGCTGAGCGAACGCTGGATGGCGTTCCTCGCGTACAACGTCACCGAGGCGTGGCTGGCGTACCCGTTCATGGTCATCATCACGGTGAGCGCGCTTCAGGACGTGCCCGAGGAACTCCACGAGGCGGCGAAGGTAGACGGCGCAGGCTACCTCGCGCGATTCCTCCACGTCACGCTACCGTCCATCAAGCGGCCGGTGCTGTTCGCGGCCATCCTGACGGCCGCCGCCTCGTTCCAGCAGTTTCTCATCCCGTACGTGTTCAATCAGGGCGGTCCGGCCCGCGCGAACGAACTCATGGTCGTCTACGGCTACCGTGAGGCGTTCACCTACTTCCAGTACGGACAGGGAGCCGCCATCAGCCTCGTCGCGGTGGCGTTCATCGGGGCGTTCATGTGGCTGAACGTCAAGCGCGGGAAACTCGCAGACGGGGTGGGCGACACGTGA
- a CDS encoding sugar ABC transporter permease, which produces MSLLRSVARELKNDFVGAATTPLDLYRELRYTAAGVRSGEISPMRPLKTAGLTLGALVAVLTLLFPIYWILISALSGTGGSIHSVDGLRLLPEKPSLQPFIWVIGDLILPSYEIGLGIPFSDSTLVFNTPGFELLDASDYGVESPSGFKKFFWNSLMVAIPTVILGMCLIVPAAYALSRREFIGRRKILFGYVLLTQVGGGLGIALLIGLYTVFVQVGINDNKLALSVYYAATAVPFNTWLLKTYMDGIPVSYEEAAVVDGAPAWRVVVEVILPLSKAGLATVFIFTFLTGWTEFVVAQTLLGTENYTLPVGLFSLVSEYSVPWARFSAFALTFASPIMLVYLFAQRYIEGGLSFGGMEG; this is translated from the coding sequence GTGAGCCTGCTCCGCTCCGTCGCCCGCGAACTCAAGAACGACTTCGTTGGCGCGGCGACGACGCCCCTCGACCTGTACCGCGAACTCCGGTACACCGCTGCGGGCGTCCGCTCGGGGGAGATCTCCCCGATGCGTCCGCTGAAGACGGCGGGACTGACGCTGGGCGCGCTGGTCGCCGTCCTCACGCTACTGTTCCCCATCTACTGGATTCTCATCTCGGCGCTGTCGGGAACCGGCGGGTCGATACACTCCGTCGACGGACTGCGACTGCTCCCGGAGAAGCCGTCGCTCCAGCCGTTCATCTGGGTCATCGGCGACCTCATCCTGCCCAGCTACGAAATCGGGCTCGGCATCCCGTTCAGTGATTCGACGCTGGTGTTCAACACGCCGGGGTTCGAACTCCTCGACGCCTCCGACTACGGCGTCGAGAGCCCGTCCGGGTTCAAGAAGTTCTTCTGGAACAGCCTCATGGTCGCCATTCCGACGGTGATACTCGGGATGTGTCTCATCGTCCCCGCGGCGTACGCGCTGTCCCGCCGGGAGTTCATCGGCCGTCGGAAGATTCTGTTCGGCTACGTGCTGTTGACGCAGGTCGGCGGCGGTCTCGGTATCGCGCTGCTCATCGGACTCTACACTGTGTTCGTGCAAGTCGGTATCAACGACAACAAACTCGCGCTGTCGGTCTACTACGCCGCGACCGCGGTCCCGTTCAACACGTGGCTGTTGAAGACGTACATGGACGGCATCCCGGTCTCCTACGAGGAGGCCGCAGTCGTGGACGGCGCGCCCGCGTGGCGCGTCGTGGTCGAAGTCATCCTGCCGCTGTCGAAGGCGGGACTGGCGACCGTCTTCATCTTCACCTTCCTGACGGGATGGACCGAGTTCGTCGTGGCTCAGACGCTGTTGGGGACCGAGAACTACACGCTTCCGGTCGGCCTGTTCTCGCTCGTCTCCGAGTACTCGGTGCCGTGGGCGCGGTTCTCGGCGTTCGCGCTGACGTTCGCGTCGCCGATAATGCTCGTCTACCTGTTCGCCCAGCGGTACATCGAGGGCGGACTCTCGTTCGGCGGGATGGAAGGCTGA